A region from the Phycisphaerales bacterium genome encodes:
- the ribD gene encoding bifunctional diaminohydroxyphosphoribosylaminopyrimidine deaminase/5-amino-6-(5-phosphoribosylamino)uracil reductase RibD has protein sequence MSGAIDKAMLDLAARLALRAQGDVEPNPIVGAVLARDGRVIGMGHHRRFGGFHAEREAIEDCRRRGESPKGATLYCTLEPCAHVGKQPACTTTIIEQGLARVVYARKDPNPVAAGGAAALEAAGVRTELCESSTLAVGINVPFVKRLTTGLPWVIAKWAQTIDGRLATRSGDSKWISSETSRRRVHRLRARVDAIVTGLGTVLADDPQLTARGVTRVRRRAIRVVCDTDLQIPLGTNLVRTARETPTIVACARELVSLGIARDRVETLTSEGVRVVGVRESAVGRGLEIEELLATLLRDHGVCNVLVEAGPGLIGSLFERRLVDEAIVFIGPMLLGDEMARSVSAGRAVEQLRGATRLTLWRVKRLGNDMELTYRTR, from the coding sequence ATGAGCGGCGCCATCGACAAGGCCATGCTGGACCTCGCCGCCCGGCTGGCGCTGCGCGCGCAAGGCGACGTCGAGCCAAACCCGATCGTCGGCGCCGTTCTCGCCCGCGATGGTCGAGTCATCGGCATGGGGCACCATCGCCGGTTCGGCGGATTCCACGCCGAGCGCGAGGCGATCGAGGATTGTCGGCGTCGTGGAGAATCGCCAAAGGGTGCCACGCTGTACTGCACGCTCGAGCCGTGTGCCCACGTGGGCAAACAGCCGGCCTGTACCACCACCATCATCGAACAGGGCCTCGCTCGGGTGGTCTACGCCCGCAAGGACCCCAACCCCGTCGCCGCGGGCGGGGCGGCCGCACTCGAGGCTGCTGGCGTGCGCACAGAACTCTGCGAATCCAGCACGCTCGCCGTGGGCATCAACGTCCCGTTTGTCAAGCGCCTCACCACAGGCCTGCCGTGGGTGATCGCGAAGTGGGCCCAGACAATCGACGGACGCCTCGCGACGCGCAGCGGCGACAGCAAGTGGATCAGCAGCGAGACCTCGCGCCGGCGCGTGCATCGCCTCCGCGCGCGCGTCGATGCGATCGTGACGGGACTCGGCACCGTGCTCGCCGACGACCCGCAACTGACCGCGCGAGGCGTCACGCGGGTTCGGCGCCGGGCGATCCGCGTGGTCTGCGACACGGACCTCCAGATCCCGCTCGGCACGAACCTCGTTCGCACAGCGCGAGAAACGCCGACGATCGTGGCGTGCGCAAGGGAACTCGTGTCATTGGGCATCGCACGAGATCGGGTGGAGACGCTGACGAGTGAGGGCGTGCGAGTTGTTGGCGTCCGGGAGAGTGCCGTCGGTCGAGGTCTGGAGATCGAGGAACTTCTCGCGACACTCCTTCGAGACCACGGCGTCTGCAACGTGCTCGTCGAGGCCGGTCCGGGCCTAATCGGCAGCCTCTTCGAGCGCCGACTTGTGGACGAGGCGATCGTGTTCATCGGCCCGATGCTGCTGGGCGACGAGATGGCGCGGAGCGTCTCGGCCGGGCGTGCCGTCGAGCAACTCCGCGGCGCGACGAGGCTCACGCTCTGGCGGGTGAAGCGCCTCGGGAACGACATGGAACTGACGTATCGGACTCGATGA
- a CDS encoding 1-acyl-sn-glycerol-3-phosphate acyltransferase has product MPAMFQGLLYTFCRGFCRLLFRVWGRVEVIDAGNVPDTGSLLIASNHQSYLDPPLVGGGVRRHMHFVARSGLFKFRPFAWLIASLNSIPLRENEGDAAAIREVLRRLGDGHGVVIFPEGARTTDGAMHEFKRGVIVLVKKAKCPVVPAAVEGCWDAYPPGGKPRLFGVRLAVKYGKAIPYDELFAEGADGALTRLQREVDAMRLDLRARLRARTNGRWPAPGPGDEPVLKSITDDPAASD; this is encoded by the coding sequence TTGCCCGCGATGTTCCAGGGATTGCTGTACACATTCTGCCGCGGGTTCTGCCGGCTCCTCTTCCGCGTGTGGGGGCGCGTGGAGGTGATCGACGCCGGGAACGTCCCCGACACCGGCTCGCTCCTCATCGCGTCGAATCACCAGTCGTATCTCGACCCGCCGCTCGTGGGCGGGGGCGTCCGGCGGCACATGCACTTTGTCGCGCGGTCGGGGCTATTCAAGTTCAGGCCGTTCGCGTGGCTGATCGCGTCGCTCAACTCGATTCCGCTGCGCGAGAACGAGGGGGACGCCGCGGCGATCCGTGAGGTTCTGCGACGGCTGGGTGACGGGCATGGCGTGGTGATCTTCCCGGAAGGGGCGCGGACGACCGACGGCGCGATGCACGAGTTCAAGCGTGGCGTGATCGTGCTGGTGAAGAAGGCGAAGTGTCCGGTCGTGCCCGCGGCGGTGGAGGGGTGCTGGGACGCGTATCCGCCCGGCGGGAAGCCACGACTCTTCGGCGTGCGCCTCGCGGTGAAGTATGGGAAGGCGATTCCCTATGACGAACTCTTTGCGGAGGGCGCCGATGGGGCGCTCACGAGGCTGCAGCGCGAGGTGGACGCGATGCGGCTGGATCTCCGGGCGAGATTGCGAGCGAGGACGAACGGCCGCTGGCCGGCGCCGGGGCCTGGTGATGAGCCGGTTCTAAAGTCGATCACGGACGATCCGGCCGCGTCGGATTAG
- a CDS encoding DUF3465 domain-containing protein: MKKSASISSKILGILILLAVVGWQAWQRTHAPSDNSTNSSTPPASVPTSDRRPSIPPPTASRDAGTTTPAAPSDGADRIARAFRVQASGEQIRATGKVKKMLPDDNDGDRHQRAIIVLSNKRTILIAHNIDLAPRVPWREGDTIEFYGEYEWSEEGGVMHWTHHDPARRHVDGWIKLDGKVYK; the protein is encoded by the coding sequence GTGAAGAAGAGCGCATCGATTTCGTCGAAGATCCTGGGGATTCTGATTTTATTGGCCGTCGTAGGGTGGCAGGCATGGCAACGCACGCACGCGCCCTCGGACAACTCAACAAACTCATCAACCCCGCCCGCGAGCGTTCCCACATCAGACCGCCGGCCCTCGATTCCACCTCCGACTGCCTCGCGTGACGCTGGCACCACCACACCAGCAGCTCCGAGCGACGGAGCCGATCGCATCGCACGTGCCTTCCGTGTACAGGCATCGGGCGAACAGATCCGAGCGACCGGCAAAGTCAAAAAGATGCTCCCCGACGACAACGATGGCGATCGCCACCAGAGAGCCATCATCGTCCTCTCCAATAAGCGCACCATCCTCATCGCCCACAACATCGACCTCGCGCCGCGCGTCCCCTGGCGCGAGGGCGACACCATCGAGTTCTACGGCGAGTACGAGTGGTCCGAAGAGGGCGGCGTCATGCACTGGACCCACCACGACCCCGCCCGACGACATGTGGACGGCTGGATCAAACTCGACGGCAAGGTCTACAAGTAA
- the recJ gene encoding single-stranded-DNA-specific exonuclease RecJ — protein sequence MPGTEAGTSVVSVDSPSDSDSVATRPTRGLRARWIGPAPSPPTDGSLVDRVLAARGLASGTPEAARFLTPSLKDLHDPTLLAGIDAAAERLLRAARDGERIVIYGDYDVDGVTATAILYHTLLTLYPGASIETYVPHRIDEGYGLNAEAIARLADAGARVIVSVDCGITAFEPARVAKARGVDLVITDHHTMSPEAGVQLPDAFACVHPAIESGPGACYPNADLCGAGVAFKLAWRIATLHAGGGGGGESSGERVSPRVRETLLDMLALASLGVIADVMPLVGENRVIARFGLSRMKSTQVEGLHALIDASGMGGERVQAEDVGFKLAPRLNACGRMGHAREAVELLTTASGARARDIAEELTRQNDTRRATERAIFEHAEKLATESGMTGKDHRAIVLAHETWHQGVVGIVCSRLVERFHRPTILFQNHGEMCHGSGRSIDGFSLHGAIEACKDHVETFGGHEMAAGLKVRTDRIEAFTRVFTEVCNQRLSEDDLLPRARYDTEAAIADLTLEGVRDLARLAPFGRGNPSVCVRLTGVKIAGRAETFGSGNKHLAIRVSDSRASRSRLMRIVGWNWAARADAFPAGAELELLVRPKISTYGGVSVEPELVDVSHVGMA from the coding sequence ATGCCGGGAACGGAGGCCGGGACGAGCGTGGTGTCGGTCGATTCGCCGAGTGATAGCGATTCGGTCGCGACACGCCCCACGCGTGGCCTTCGAGCGAGATGGATTGGGCCGGCTCCGTCGCCCCCGACTGACGGATCGCTCGTTGATCGCGTCCTCGCGGCCCGCGGGCTGGCAAGCGGCACGCCCGAGGCGGCGAGATTCCTCACGCCCTCACTCAAGGACCTGCACGACCCCACGCTGCTCGCGGGCATCGACGCCGCGGCCGAGCGGCTCCTCCGGGCGGCCCGCGATGGCGAGCGGATCGTGATCTATGGCGACTATGACGTTGATGGCGTCACCGCGACCGCGATCCTCTACCACACGCTGCTCACGCTCTATCCAGGCGCGAGCATCGAGACGTACGTTCCGCATCGCATCGACGAGGGCTACGGCTTGAACGCCGAGGCGATCGCGCGGCTGGCCGACGCCGGGGCTCGCGTCATTGTCAGTGTGGACTGCGGGATCACGGCCTTTGAGCCAGCCCGCGTCGCGAAAGCCCGGGGCGTCGATCTCGTCATCACGGATCACCACACGATGTCGCCCGAGGCGGGCGTCCAACTCCCCGACGCCTTCGCATGCGTACATCCGGCAATCGAGTCGGGCCCCGGGGCGTGCTATCCCAACGCCGACCTTTGCGGCGCGGGTGTGGCCTTCAAACTCGCGTGGCGGATCGCGACGCTCCATGCGGGCGGTGGGGGGGGTGGAGAAAGCAGTGGCGAACGCGTCTCGCCCCGTGTGCGAGAGACGCTCCTCGACATGCTGGCGCTCGCGTCCCTGGGTGTGATCGCCGATGTCATGCCATTGGTGGGTGAGAATCGAGTGATCGCCAGATTCGGTTTATCGCGGATGAAATCGACCCAAGTGGAAGGGTTGCACGCGCTGATCGACGCGAGCGGGATGGGGGGCGAGCGCGTCCAGGCCGAGGACGTGGGTTTCAAACTCGCCCCGCGACTCAACGCCTGCGGCAGGATGGGGCACGCGAGAGAGGCGGTCGAACTGCTGACGACAGCGTCGGGCGCCCGGGCCCGCGACATCGCCGAGGAACTCACGCGACAGAACGACACCCGCCGCGCGACCGAGCGGGCGATCTTCGAACACGCCGAGAAACTCGCGACCGAGTCGGGCATGACTGGAAAGGACCATCGCGCGATCGTCCTCGCACACGAGACCTGGCACCAGGGCGTCGTCGGCATCGTGTGCTCGCGGCTCGTCGAGCGATTCCATCGCCCCACGATCCTCTTCCAGAACCACGGCGAGATGTGCCATGGCTCGGGCCGGTCGATCGATGGCTTCTCGCTCCACGGCGCGATCGAGGCGTGCAAGGACCACGTCGAGACCTTCGGCGGGCACGAGATGGCCGCGGGCTTGAAGGTTCGCACCGATCGAATCGAGGCATTCACCCGCGTCTTCACCGAGGTCTGCAATCAACGATTGAGCGAGGACGATCTCCTGCCACGAGCGAGATACGACACAGAGGCCGCGATTGCCGATCTCACCCTGGAGGGCGTGCGTGACCTCGCGCGGCTTGCGCCCTTTGGCCGCGGCAACCCTTCGGTCTGCGTGCGATTGACCGGCGTGAAAATCGCGGGTCGGGCCGAGACCTTTGGGAGCGGGAACAAGCACCTCGCGATCCGAGTAAGCGACTCGCGGGCGTCACGCTCGCGCCTGATGCGGATTGTTGGGTGGAACTGGGCGGCCCGGGCTGACGCGTTCCCTGCCGGGGCCGAGTTGGAACTGCTCGTCCGACCGAAGATCTCGACCTATGGCGGTGTGAGCGTGGAGCCGGAACTCGTCGACGTTTCCCACGTGGGAATGGCCTGA
- a CDS encoding cob(I)yrinic acid a,c-diamide adenosyltransferase, which produces MVKLTKIYTRTGDDGTTGLASGARVRKDDLRVETYGTVDEANAAIGVAITHAGASASHAKLRASLQGIQHDLFDLGADLATPISAEERAGSGPPRLRIQSSQTDRLEPMIDAINENLGPLTSFVLPGGSPLAASLHLARTIVRRAERLAVSLHAAAPDATSMEPVRYLNRLSDLIFVMARAANDDGKADVLWVPGANRTRT; this is translated from the coding sequence ATGGTCAAACTCACGAAAATCTACACCCGCACCGGCGACGACGGGACCACCGGGCTCGCCAGCGGCGCCCGCGTCCGCAAGGACGACCTCCGCGTCGAGACCTATGGCACTGTGGACGAGGCCAACGCGGCGATCGGCGTGGCGATCACCCACGCCGGGGCCTCGGCCTCGCACGCGAAACTCCGGGCGAGCCTGCAGGGCATCCAGCACGACCTCTTCGACCTTGGCGCCGACCTCGCCACGCCGATCTCCGCCGAAGAACGCGCCGGCTCCGGGCCGCCCCGCCTTCGCATCCAGTCGAGCCAGACCGATCGCCTCGAGCCGATGATCGACGCGATCAACGAGAACCTCGGGCCGTTGACCAGTTTCGTGCTCCCTGGCGGCTCGCCCCTCGCGGCCTCTCTGCACCTGGCGCGAACCATCGTCCGCCGTGCCGAGCGCCTCGCGGTCTCGCTCCACGCCGCCGCACCAGACGCCACGAGCATGGAGCCGGTGCGATATCTGAATCGCCTCAGCGACCTGATCTTTGTGATGGCGCGAGCGGCGAACGACGACGGCAAGGCCGACGTGCTCTGGGTGCCTGGCGCGAACCGCACACGCACGTAA
- a CDS encoding 3D domain-containing protein, producing the protein MSNGTMPNARYLRGALARLQRARTWAWVAAWTVVLGFTIGSAILAKEMRYAPPLAAVTPISVAPNDGTVVLPLHPETIVTPSAEVAALFENRVSTLDDLEHFGPALNPDAAFAFDPTIRWFQGRPIRPARSVSMLVTAYSPDARSCGKYADGRTATMHHISTNAGHFVAADPTILPYGSMISVPGYDEGEVVPVLDCGGAIKGYRLDVLYPTHESALKWGSQRLNVVVWEFADGLGPSNPRQTRSGQVAN; encoded by the coding sequence GTGTCGAACGGCACGATGCCGAACGCGCGATACCTGCGGGGCGCCTTGGCGCGTCTGCAGCGAGCCCGGACCTGGGCGTGGGTGGCCGCATGGACTGTGGTCCTGGGGTTCACCATCGGCTCGGCGATCCTGGCGAAGGAGATGCGGTATGCGCCGCCTCTGGCCGCGGTCACCCCGATCTCGGTGGCTCCGAACGACGGGACTGTGGTTCTGCCCCTGCACCCCGAGACGATCGTCACGCCGAGTGCCGAGGTTGCCGCGCTCTTTGAGAATCGCGTGAGCACGCTCGACGATCTCGAGCATTTCGGGCCCGCGCTCAACCCGGACGCGGCGTTCGCCTTTGACCCGACGATCCGCTGGTTCCAGGGACGTCCGATCCGCCCCGCACGCTCGGTGTCGATGCTGGTGACGGCCTATTCGCCCGATGCGCGGTCGTGCGGGAAGTACGCCGACGGGCGCACCGCGACGATGCACCACATCTCGACCAACGCCGGGCACTTCGTGGCGGCCGATCCCACGATCCTGCCATACGGCTCGATGATCTCTGTTCCGGGATATGACGAGGGTGAGGTCGTCCCCGTGCTCGACTGCGGCGGGGCGATCAAGGGCTACCGTCTCGACGTGCTCTACCCCACGCACGAATCGGCCTTGAAGTGGGGGAGCCAGCGGCTCAACGTCGTCGTGTGGGAGTTCGCCGATGGTCTTGGGCCGTCGAATCCGCGCCAGACACGATCCGGGCAAGTCGCGAACTAG
- a CDS encoding DUF87 domain-containing protein, whose translation MNDAASIYEKLGVFYLGKEYDLASRARRDEFVLYDAKDLTTHAVCVGMTGSGKTGLCVTLLEEAAIDGIPAIVIDPKGDLGNMLLTFPDLKPTDFEPWVNANDAAKKGLSAKDFAAKQAAMWEKGLGEWAQDGERIRRLKDAADFTIFTPGSNAGVPISILDSFAAPPAEIAEDAELMRDRVSTTATSLLGLIGVDADPIKSREHILLSTILAGEWSNGRDVSLPTLIHHVQNPPFSKVGVMDVEAFFPSKDRFALALQLNNLLAAPGFELWLQGEALDIGALLRTPAGKPRVSIFSIAHLSDSERMFFVSLLFNQILGWVRTQRGTTSLRALVYMDEIAGYFPPVANPPSKAPMLTMMKQARAFGVGMVLATQNPVDIDYKGLSNAGTWFIGRLQTERDKARVLEGLEGAAAQASAKFDRSKTEQILSSLGQRVFYMNNVHDNTPTIFETRWAMSYLCGPLTRAQIKSLTAERGVIPDSGLASTTKTSASPSTKPSATLNASTSGMRPVLPPEIPQYFVPARSASGGEIVYVPMVLGLTRVYYQDSKKGIDEEVLSSYVAEASDGPVAVDWDRAIEMEVEETDLESSPAGAAIFALVPGEAARAKSYDAWKKSLADYVYRAGKLEILQCDELDERSRPGENERQFRARLSDKAREERDAATAKLREKYASKIQTLTDRVRRAEQAVEVQKGQARDAKWSTAMSFGAAVLSSLLGKKKVSMSSVGRATTAMRGVGRSARESGDVDRAEENVDALQQQLKDLEAKVQAEIDEIAGRLDPTTAELTSVILKPKKSNITVRSVVLAWTPHAKDASGRLISLVQ comes from the coding sequence ATGAACGACGCGGCATCGATCTACGAGAAACTCGGCGTCTTTTACCTCGGCAAGGAGTACGACCTGGCGTCGCGCGCGCGTCGCGACGAGTTCGTCCTCTACGACGCCAAGGACCTGACGACCCACGCCGTCTGCGTCGGCATGACCGGCAGCGGCAAGACCGGGCTCTGCGTCACGCTCCTCGAAGAGGCCGCGATCGACGGCATCCCCGCAATCGTCATCGACCCCAAGGGCGACCTGGGCAACATGCTCCTGACGTTTCCCGATCTCAAGCCCACCGACTTTGAGCCGTGGGTCAATGCCAACGACGCGGCGAAGAAGGGACTCTCGGCAAAGGACTTTGCCGCGAAGCAAGCGGCAATGTGGGAGAAGGGTCTGGGCGAATGGGCCCAGGACGGCGAACGCATCCGCCGGTTGAAAGACGCCGCAGACTTCACGATCTTCACACCCGGGAGCAACGCGGGCGTGCCGATCTCCATCCTCGATTCGTTCGCAGCCCCGCCCGCCGAGATTGCCGAGGATGCCGAACTGATGCGTGACCGCGTCTCGACGACGGCGACGAGCCTCCTTGGCCTCATCGGTGTCGATGCCGACCCGATCAAGAGTCGCGAGCACATCCTGCTGTCGACGATCCTTGCCGGCGAGTGGTCGAACGGTCGCGACGTGAGCCTGCCGACATTGATCCATCACGTGCAGAACCCGCCGTTCTCGAAGGTGGGCGTGATGGATGTCGAGGCGTTCTTCCCGTCGAAGGACCGCTTCGCGCTCGCGTTGCAACTGAACAACCTGCTCGCGGCCCCGGGGTTTGAGTTGTGGCTGCAAGGCGAGGCGCTCGACATCGGGGCGCTCCTGCGCACCCCCGCGGGCAAGCCCCGCGTCTCGATCTTTTCGATCGCGCACCTCTCCGATTCCGAGCGGATGTTCTTCGTCTCGCTCCTCTTCAACCAGATTCTGGGCTGGGTCCGAACGCAGCGCGGCACGACGAGCCTTCGCGCGCTCGTGTATATGGACGAGATCGCGGGATATTTCCCGCCCGTCGCCAATCCGCCCTCGAAGGCACCGATGCTCACGATGATGAAGCAGGCCCGCGCGTTCGGCGTGGGCATGGTCCTCGCGACCCAGAATCCCGTGGACATCGACTACAAAGGACTCTCCAACGCCGGAACCTGGTTCATTGGTCGACTGCAGACCGAGCGCGACAAGGCGCGCGTCCTCGAGGGGCTTGAAGGCGCGGCGGCCCAGGCCTCGGCGAAGTTCGACCGCTCGAAGACCGAGCAGATCCTCTCCAGCCTCGGGCAGCGTGTGTTCTACATGAACAACGTGCACGACAACACGCCCACGATCTTCGAGACGCGCTGGGCGATGTCGTATCTCTGTGGTCCGCTGACGCGCGCGCAGATCAAGTCGCTCACGGCAGAGCGCGGCGTGATACCGGACTCGGGACTTGCATCCACAACGAAGACATCAGCCTCGCCAAGTACGAAACCATCGGCGACCTTGAACGCGTCAACGTCGGGTATGCGGCCAGTGCTCCCACCGGAGATTCCCCAGTACTTCGTCCCCGCGCGTTCGGCCTCGGGCGGTGAGATTGTCTACGTCCCCATGGTCCTCGGGCTGACTCGGGTCTATTACCAGGATTCCAAGAAGGGCATCGACGAGGAGGTGCTCTCGTCGTATGTCGCCGAGGCGAGCGACGGGCCCGTGGCGGTGGATTGGGATCGTGCCATCGAGATGGAGGTTGAGGAGACGGACCTGGAGTCATCGCCCGCGGGTGCGGCCATATTCGCTCTCGTACCTGGGGAGGCGGCGAGGGCGAAGTCGTACGACGCGTGGAAGAAATCGCTCGCCGACTATGTGTATCGTGCGGGGAAACTGGAGATCCTGCAGTGCGACGAGCTCGACGAGCGGTCGCGTCCCGGCGAGAACGAGCGACAGTTTCGCGCGCGCCTTTCCGACAAGGCCCGCGAGGAGCGGGATGCGGCCACGGCGAAACTGCGCGAGAAGTACGCCTCGAAGATCCAGACACTGACCGATCGCGTGCGCCGCGCCGAGCAGGCCGTCGAGGTCCAGAAGGGCCAGGCCCGCGACGCGAAATGGTCCACGGCAATGTCCTTCGGCGCGGCGGTGCTCTCGTCGCTGTTGGGAAAGAAAAAAGTCTCGATGTCAAGCGTCGGTCGCGCGACAACAGCGATGCGGGGCGTCGGGCGCAGCGCCCGAGAATCGGGCGATGTCGATCGGGCCGAGGAGAACGTGGACGCGCTCCAGCAGCAACTCAAGGACCTGGAGGCGAAGGTGCAGGCGGAGATCGACGAGATCGCGGGCCGGCTCGACCCGACGACCGCGGAACTCACGAGCGTGATCCTGAAGCCCAAGAAGTCGAACATCACGGTGCGTTCGGTGGTGCTCGCGTGGACGCCGCACGCCAAGGACGCGTCGGGGCGGCTGATCTCGCTGGTCCAGTAA
- a CDS encoding DUF58 domain-containing protein, with translation MIVSSEGNKPKSVDELIGPALAARLDRLDLASRTLLSGTMPGERRSKRRGKSVEFDDFRNYTPGDDLRHIDWNVYARLDRLFIKIFREEEDLALHLLVDASASMDAGEGATNKLVFSARLAMALAYVGLVRQNRVSVAVLGGRRPEAPTRELVRQISPVRGRAGVRIVGRLLLDALEGSSVENRAFEAMDLNEAVARSMLSRAGTGKRGVVVLLTDALQEGGVTRAINVLASAGAGGQRTDGYFVRVLSPTEIDPAASRSVDGGVGIGRMRSLLGDVRLTDVETGRAREVSITPAVLDAYRSRVRVHAENLKRECSRRGVAFIPISSDASVEDLVLTTLRRGGMLV, from the coding sequence ATGATCGTCTCCAGCGAGGGGAACAAGCCGAAGTCGGTGGACGAGTTGATCGGCCCGGCGCTCGCCGCGAGGCTGGATCGGCTGGACCTCGCCTCGCGCACGCTCCTCTCGGGGACGATGCCCGGCGAGCGACGCAGCAAACGCCGCGGCAAGAGCGTCGAGTTCGACGACTTCCGCAACTACACGCCCGGCGATGATCTCCGGCACATCGACTGGAACGTCTACGCCCGCCTCGATCGGCTCTTCATCAAGATCTTCCGCGAGGAGGAGGACCTGGCGCTCCACCTGCTCGTCGATGCCTCGGCGTCGATGGATGCCGGCGAGGGGGCCACGAACAAACTCGTCTTCTCGGCCCGGCTTGCGATGGCTCTCGCGTACGTCGGGCTGGTGCGGCAGAACCGTGTCTCGGTCGCCGTGCTGGGCGGGCGACGCCCGGAGGCACCGACTCGAGAACTCGTGCGACAGATCTCGCCGGTGCGAGGGCGGGCGGGCGTGCGGATCGTGGGAAGGCTTCTCCTCGACGCGCTCGAGGGATCGAGCGTGGAGAACCGCGCCTTCGAGGCGATGGATCTCAATGAGGCCGTCGCGAGGTCGATGCTCTCGCGGGCCGGCACGGGCAAACGCGGCGTGGTCGTCCTGCTCACCGACGCGCTGCAGGAGGGCGGCGTGACCCGGGCGATCAACGTGCTCGCCTCGGCCGGGGCGGGCGGGCAGCGGACCGATGGCTACTTCGTGCGGGTGCTCTCGCCGACCGAGATCGATCCGGCGGCGAGCCGCAGCGTCGATGGGGGCGTAGGAATCGGGCGCATGCGATCGCTCCTGGGCGATGTCCGCCTGACCGATGTCGAGACCGGGCGCGCCCGAGAGGTCTCGATCACGCCCGCGGTCCTCGACGCGTATCGATCACGCGTCCGCGTCCACGCAGAGAACCTGAAACGCGAGTGCTCCCGCCGGGGCGTGGCCTTCATCCCGATCTCGAGCGACGCGTCGGTCGAGGATCTCGTGCTCACGACGCTCCGCCGGGGCGGGATGCTCGTGTGA
- a CDS encoding M48 family metalloprotease, which translates to MGKTTNNLKTLVLMLAMMGLFLLVGAQFGRGGMLIALILGGVSNVIAWFFSDKIAIAAMQGREVTHEDSGEALNLYALVDELRTRAGLPMPRVYICPHDAPNAFATGRSPRKAAVAVTHGALRLLSENELRGVIGHELAHVKNRDTLTSCVAATIAGILAYIAQWGLWVGGGNNREGGNPLVAIVTFLLAGIGAALIKAMISRSREFVADADGAAIAGDSSGLISALQKLEVYSQRIPLRQPNPAQNNLFIIEPLAGGSLVSLFATHPRTELRIAALREVGARLNAAREGRAV; encoded by the coding sequence ATGGGAAAGACCACCAACAACCTCAAGACCCTCGTCCTCATGCTCGCCATGATGGGCCTCTTCCTCCTCGTCGGCGCCCAGTTCGGTCGCGGCGGGATGCTCATCGCCCTCATCCTCGGCGGCGTGAGCAACGTTATCGCCTGGTTCTTCTCCGACAAGATCGCCATCGCCGCCATGCAGGGGCGCGAGGTCACCCACGAGGACTCGGGCGAGGCACTGAATCTCTACGCCCTCGTCGATGAACTCCGCACGCGGGCCGGCCTCCCCATGCCCCGCGTGTACATCTGCCCGCACGACGCGCCCAACGCGTTCGCCACGGGACGTTCGCCCCGCAAGGCCGCAGTCGCGGTCACGCACGGCGCGCTTCGCCTCCTTTCCGAGAACGAACTCCGCGGCGTGATCGGGCACGAACTCGCCCACGTCAAGAATCGCGACACGCTCACCTCGTGCGTTGCCGCCACCATCGCGGGCATCCTCGCGTACATCGCCCAGTGGGGCCTGTGGGTCGGCGGCGGGAACAACCGCGAGGGAGGCAATCCGCTCGTGGCGATCGTCACGTTCCTGCTCGCCGGCATCGGTGCCGCCCTCATCAAGGCGATGATCTCGCGCAGCCGCGAGTTCGTCGCCGACGCCGATGGTGCCGCCATCGCGGGTGACTCCTCGGGCCTGATCTCGGCGCTCCAGAAACTCGAGGTCTATTCCCAGCGGATCCCCCTCCGCCAGCCCAACCCCGCTCAGAACAACCTCTTCATCATCGAGCCTCTCGCCGGCGGCTCGCTCGTCAGCCTCTTCGCGACCCACCCGCGCACCGAACTCCGGATCGCCGCCCTGCGCGAAGTCGGTGCGAGACTCAACGCGGCTCGCGAGGGTCGCGCGGTCTAA